AATAGCTTGGAAGTATAACATTAAAACAAGTATAGTCATTTAATTCATTAGAATCTTTAACTACTAAATACTCTTCTTCCCTCATCTTCTCGTCTTCAGCTACAGTTATTATCTCTCCATTTGAACCAATATAAGCAATTTCTTCACCATCAACAGTATATATTTTCTGTAGCTTATCTACTGAAAGCTCTTCTACTGGCTTTCCATCTTTATCAAATATCTTACCTTTCAATTCAGCTGGAACAGGGCATGATTTTACATCTGAAGGCTCTTCTTGCACTATTGTTATATGCCCAAGAGATATTGTCTTTACTATTTTATTTACAAAATCCTGTGCAAAGGATGTTTGCATTATAGAAAAACCTAATATACACACCAATGCAAAAGATGCAACTTTAGCAACATTATGTCTGGTTTTATTTGATTTTTTCACATTATCCTCTCCTCTATACTTATTAATATTTTTTAAAGTTTTATTAAATACTTCTTCTTTGTTGCTATTTTTACTAAAATCATTATCTGTTAATTTTTTACCTAGTTCTAATAGTTCATTGTATTCTTCTGATTGTACTTTTTTTGACCTTTCTATTCCATTAGCATAAGCATCCATCTCTTTAGAAAACATACCTTCAATATTTCTTTTATTCATATATATCCTCTCTTTCCAATTCACTTTTTAACTTTCTCATAGTACGGTAAAGTATCACTCCAACATTACTTTCAGTAAGCTCTAATATCTCTGCAATTTCAATGTTTTTTAAATTCGCACCAAATTTAAGTGCCACAATATTCCTTTCTCTCATATCCAAAGTATTTAAAGCCCTTAAAAGTTTGTCATTTGTTTCTGCTATTTCTAATACATCTTCTGGAGTTTTCCCCTTTGATACCAAATTTTTAATTGTATCAAGAGAAAAAAACTTATGCTTTTTAAAACTTCTATAATAATCATTTACTACGTTCCTAGCTATAGCAAATAGCCATACTTCAAATGGAGATTTATTTTCAGAATATGTGCTTATTTTCATCATTACCTTTTCAAACACCTGACTAGTCAGATCTTCTGTTGTGTATTGACAACCAACCCTATAATATATAAAGTTATAAACTCTTTTGTAGTAGGTTTCAAAAATGTAAGCTAGGTCTTTTTGTTCATATGAATCTTCTCTAGTTTCCTTTTTGTCCAAAGAATTGATCAAAGTAAGCTGCTGCATCTTTTTAAAATCCTCCTTTAAAATCCTCCTTAACTCTCTACTTGGCACCAAGTATTTTAACTTACTCATATGTTAATACGAAAATTTTTAGGTTTCATTACATATATTATGAATAAAAAAAGATTTCAAGTTTGACCTTGAAATCTTTTTTTATTCACTATGCTCTTTTAACAAATTCTCCTTCTTTCATTATAACTTCCATTTTTTCAACAGCAATATTATGAATGTCTTCTAATGGATTCCCATCAAGAACAAGTAAATCAGCAAACTTACCATTTTCAAGAGTTCCTGTTATATCATCTATTTTAAGCATTTCAGCACCATTTTTAGTTGCAGCCATTATAGTTTCCATTTCTGTTAGTCCTGATTTGTTAAGTGTATATATTTCAGTAATAGCATATTTGCCATATGGGGTCAAACTACTACAGAAAGAATCAGAACCTACTGTGATTCTAATACCCTTTTTATTGGCATTTTGCAAATTGTCAATAATGCGATTTAGTTCTTTTTCAGCAGTAGTTTTCCCTGGATACTTGTCATGAATTGGTCTATATGGTGGTTCATATACAGTAAACCATTCATAGAAGAATTGAAGAGTCGGACAAAATGTAATATCTTTTTCTTTCATTATTTGGAGACATTCTTCATTTAGTTCTTGACCATGAATGATAGCTGATACTCCAGCCTTACAAGAATTTAGTGCTCCTTCATACCCTTCGGCATGAGACCATACAGGTAGTCCTACCATATTAGCTTCATCAACAACTGCTTGAATTTCTTCCATACAATAATGAGGATCAGCCTTTGCGTCGTGCCTCCATATTCCTCCACCTGTTGACCAAATTTTGATAGCATCTGGATTTTCACGAATTCTTCTTCTCACAGCTTTTCTAAGTTCCCAAGGACCATCTACACGTTCAGCCCAAGGATGAGAAGCATCATTGTATTCTAGTGGCAATCTATGAGAATCTCCATGTCCTGCTGTTCTGCAAAATCCAAGTCCAGAAGTAACTACTCTTGGTCCAGGAATAACACCTGCTTCAATCATATTTCGAATATGTATACCCGAACGAGAAATTTCTCCTACAGATGTAAGTCCATGCTCTAGTGCTTCACGAGCTTGCGCTACAGCAACTATTGTCTTTTGGATAACTGGTTCAAGAACCCAGTCTGAATCATCATCAGTTAGATTTCCACTAAAATGAAGATGAGTATCAATAAGACCTGGCATAATAGTTTTTCCAGTAATATCTATTTTCTCATAATCTTCTCCAAATTCCACCATCGGTCCAGCATATTGAATTTTTTTGTCTTCAACAAGTACCAATGAATTTTTAACTGGTTCTCTTCCAGTACCATCTATCAGTAAACCACCTAAAAATGCAACCTTCTTCATTTTTCTCCCTCCTGCTGTTTCTTGATTTCATTCCAATTTATATTGTACTCTATTTAAGAGTCCTTATCAATAACCTTGTATAGGTATTAAAAGTTAGAAGAAGATGGCATATACCATCTTCTTCTAGTTTCCTGCTACTGTTAAACTATTTAGTTTTATAGAGGGGGAGCCAAAATAGTTCATCATTGGGAAAGAAAATTTAGTATCATTCCCTATAGCAGTTATATTAACTAACAATTTATAGAAATTTCCTGCAATAGTTATTTGGCAAATTGGTTTAGAAATTTGACCTTTCTCTATTAAAAATCCGCTAGAAGACAGTGAAAAATCTCCTGATGTTGGATTGATTCCTGCATGTAGTCCTTGTATGTCTGTAATCATAATTCCCATATCCATAGAATCTATCATATCTTCTAGAGTAGAATCTCCTTTTTCAATATACATATTGGTTGGTAAAACTCCTATAGATCCTTTATGAGAAATTCTAAATCCATTTCCCGTTGATTCTAATCCTTCTTTTTCAGCGGTTTTTGTATTGTGAAGAAAAGTCTTAAGTATTCCCTTCTCAATTATATATTTAGAAAATGTAGGATTGCCTTCATCATCAAAGGTTCTAGAAATCATTCCATTATTAAGTAGAGGATCTTCCACTATATTTAGTAAATCACTACCTACTTTTTCTCCAATCTTGCCTTTCATCATAGATAAATTTCTTTGTACTACATCCCCAAGAAAAACTCGAGACATAGAATTAAATAAATTAGCCACTACATTGTTTCTAAGTATTATTTCATAGTTTCCCGATGCTATAGTTGTAGCTTTAAGCATATTTATACCATCATTTACAGCATCTCTTACTAAAGTATTTTTATATTCATCTGACAAATCATCAATAACCATATATGAATAGCCTGTTTGAACATCTTCTCCATCTTTAGCTACAACAGAAAGATTTAAAATTCCAATACTATATTTATCTTCTAATTCTAATCCCTTTGTATTTTTTATAAATACAGAATTTGTATATTCTTCATAGCTACAATTTTCAACTATGCTTATCCTTTTGTCAAAATTAAGAGCTTCTTTTTCAATAGATTTTAGAAAATCTATTTTTTCTTCTTCTGTATACTTGCTCAATTTATCATTTTTTTCTTTTGCATCTTTGTATTGTTCTTTTGGTTCCGCCAATACTTCAATATATTCTTTTTCATTGCTTTCTGCATATTGAATCAAATTCCCAAGAAGCTCTTCTATAGAATCCTCTTCTATCTTTTCAGTGTAGGAATATCCCATTTTGCCTTTATATATTCCTCTTATAGACAAAGCATTTTCTTCCGCTATGCTGTAACCTTCTAAATTTCCTTCATATATATTTATGTTCATAGAAGAATTCTTCACCATATAAACTTCCATGTCTTCAATTCCACATTCTTTGCCTCTATCAAATATCAATTGGATATCCACTTATGCGTCCTCCCTTCCACCTACAGTCATTGATTTAACTCTGATGGTAGGTTGTCCCGCTCCTATGAATATTGCTCCACTAGCTGCAAAACAATAGCCTTGACCTATTTCTAAATTGTTTCCTACCATATCTACATCTTGGAGAATCTTGCTTCCATTTCCAATGAGAGTAGCACCTCTCACAGGCTTAGTTATCTTGCCATTTTCAATCAGATAGGCCTCTGAAAGGGAAAAATTAAAATCTCCTGTAGCAGGATTTACAGATCCGGCATTTATATATTTTGCAAATAATCCATATTCAGTGCTCTCTATGATTTCCTCTCTCGTACTACTTCCATTATCTATATAGGTATTTGTCATTCTTGAAGTTGGTGCAAATCTATAAGATTGTCTTCTTCCTGAAGCTGTAGACTCCATGCCCATTCTTCTTCCATTTAATTTATCAATCATATAACTTTTTAGGATTCCATTTTGAATAAGAACATTTTTTTGGGTTTTCTTGCCCTCATCATCTACACCAAGAGATCCCCAGGAGTTTTCAATGGAACCATCATCCACCAATGTAACAACATTAGAAGCTATTGGCTCTCCTATTTTATTTGAAAAAACAGATATTCCTTTCGATACAGATGAAGCTTCTAAACTATGACCACAAGCTTCATGAAACATTAGACCACCAAAACCATTATCTACTACAACAGGCATCACTCCTGCAGGACAATAGTCTGCGTGTACCATAGTTTTAGCAGTCCTGGCTGCTTCTCTTGCATAGTCTTCAATATCTATAGTGTCGTAAAACTCCAATCCCATCAAAGCTCCAGGACCTACATAACCAGTTTCCATTTGCCCATTGTACTCCGCTGTCACCAATATCAAAGCCCTTGTTCTGACTCTTTTATCTTCTACAAAAATTCCTTCCGTATTAGCTATAAGCACATTTTGCTCTTGATCCAGATAATTAACTGTCACTTGAGATATTTCATCATCATAATTTTTTGCCGCAGAAGTAGCTCTTTTCATAAGCTCTACCTTATGCTTCATTTTTACATCGCTAGGAAGTATTTTGTACTTGTGAACATTGGGCTCTACCACTTTGTCAAAGTTCACAATCAAGTCTCTCTTATTTCCTTTAATTGCTTTTGACGCTTTTTCCGTAATTTTCATAAGATTGTCCTTTGATAGATCATTTGTATAAACATAAACGCTATTGAGCCCACTAAAAATTCTAATGCCTATACCATAATCTCTGCCACTCATTCCATTTTCAATACAACCTCCAACAGTGGCAATTTCTGTAGTAGCATTGTCTTCTATAAAGACTTCTGCAAAATCACCACCATTGGAAAGTGCCATATAAAAAATATCGTCTATAATAGATTTATTTAACATTTATATCTCTCCTAATCTGTCCGTCCCTAAAAAAGATGACAAGCAACAAAATGATTTTTTTCTATTTCTTTTAGCTCCGGAGTTATTTTCCCGCATATTTCTTTTGCATGAACGCATCTTTTCATAAACTTGCAACCTTCGGGAGTATTGATAGGGCTTGGAACTTCTCCTTCAAGTTTTATCCTATTTCTCTTATCCTCTATCACTGGATCTGGTATAGGAATTGCCGATATCAACGCTTGAGTATAAGGATGCAATGGTTTTTCATACAAATCATGATTGCTGGCTAATTCTACAATTGAGCCAAGATACATTACCCCTACTCTATCAGAAATATGTTTTACCATTGACAAGTCATGAGATATAAACAAATATGTCAAACCTAATTCTCTTTGCAATTTAATCAATAAATTAACTATTTGAGCTTGAATAGATACATCTAATGCAGAAATAGGTTCATCGCATACTATAAACTCTGGTTCCACCGCCAAAGCTCTAGCAATGCCTATCCTCTGTCTTTGACCACCGGAAAGCTCGTGGGGAAATCTAGCACTGTGCTCACTAGTTAAACCAACCTTTCCCAACAAGTTGTCAATCTTTCCTTGTCTTTCCTTGTGGCTTAATTTTATATGAACATCCATACCTTCACCTATAATATCTCCTATAGTCATTCTAGGGTCTAATGAAGCATAGGGATCTTGAAAAATCATTTGAGCACTTTTCTTGAACTTAAGTTTTTCTTCTCTATTCATAGCATGGACATCCATTCCATTGTAATATACATGACCAGCTGTTGCTTGATAAATACCCAATACTGTTCTTCCACAAGTAGTCTTGCCACAACCAGATTCTCCTACCAGTCCAAGAGTTTCACCTTTTTTGATACTAAAACTAACATTGTCTACAGCCTTTAAGGTTCTATCTTTCCCTACAGAAAAATACTTTTTTAAATCTACTACTTCTATTAAATTTTCATTATTCATTTCTTTCACCTCTCAATACCTCTGGCCTTTCTGTTTTAGGAGCATAGGGGTGTTGTAACCAACAAGATAAACTATGAGTATCAGATAATTTTGTTATCTCTGGCTTTTCTTCTAAACATATTTCCATACAATGTTCACATCTTGAACTAAAAGGACAACCTTTTAGAGGAAGTATCA
This is a stretch of genomic DNA from Sporanaerobacter acetigenes DSM 13106. It encodes these proteins:
- a CDS encoding DUF4367 domain-containing protein gives rise to the protein MNKRNIEGMFSKEMDAYANGIERSKKVQSEEYNELLELGKKLTDNDFSKNSNKEEVFNKTLKNINKYRGEDNVKKSNKTRHNVAKVASFALVCILGFSIMQTSFAQDFVNKIVKTISLGHITIVQEEPSDVKSCPVPAELKGKIFDKDGKPVEELSVDKLQKIYTVDGEEIAYIGSNGEIITVAEDEKMREEEYLVVKDSNELNDYTCFNVILPSYLPDGFTFDRAELYKDEDGTVENSKYIDLYFTNEKTGKYIFMQQRFADEETGYVTGANKVEEVKINGVDTIISDDRDIAWEANGVLYNILGRGEITRAELIRIAESIK
- a CDS encoding sigma-70 family RNA polymerase sigma factor: MSKLKYLVPSRELRRILKEDFKKMQQLTLINSLDKKETREDSYEQKDLAYIFETYYKRVYNFIYYRVGCQYTTEDLTSQVFEKVMMKISTYSENKSPFEVWLFAIARNVVNDYYRSFKKHKFFSLDTIKNLVSKGKTPEDVLEIAETNDKLLRALNTLDMRERNIVALKFGANLKNIEIAEILELTESNVGVILYRTMRKLKSELEREDIYE
- a CDS encoding metal-dependent hydrolase family protein, encoding MKKVAFLGGLLIDGTGREPVKNSLVLVEDKKIQYAGPMVEFGEDYEKIDITGKTIMPGLIDTHLHFSGNLTDDDSDWVLEPVIQKTIVAVAQAREALEHGLTSVGEISRSGIHIRNMIEAGVIPGPRVVTSGLGFCRTAGHGDSHRLPLEYNDASHPWAERVDGPWELRKAVRRRIRENPDAIKIWSTGGGIWRHDAKADPHYCMEEIQAVVDEANMVGLPVWSHAEGYEGALNSCKAGVSAIIHGQELNEECLQIMKEKDITFCPTLQFFYEWFTVYEPPYRPIHDKYPGKTTAEKELNRIIDNLQNANKKGIRITVGSDSFCSSLTPYGKYAITEIYTLNKSGLTEMETIMAATKNGAEMLKIDDITGTLENGKFADLLVLDGNPLEDIHNIAVEKMEVIMKEGEFVKRA
- a CDS encoding TldD/PmbA family protein — translated: MDIQLIFDRGKECGIEDMEVYMVKNSSMNINIYEGNLEGYSIAEENALSIRGIYKGKMGYSYTEKIEEDSIEELLGNLIQYAESNEKEYIEVLAEPKEQYKDAKEKNDKLSKYTEEEKIDFLKSIEKEALNFDKRISIVENCSYEEYTNSVFIKNTKGLELEDKYSIGILNLSVVAKDGEDVQTGYSYMVIDDLSDEYKNTLVRDAVNDGINMLKATTIASGNYEIILRNNVVANLFNSMSRVFLGDVVQRNLSMMKGKIGEKVGSDLLNIVEDPLLNNGMISRTFDDEGNPTFSKYIIEKGILKTFLHNTKTAEKEGLESTGNGFRISHKGSIGVLPTNMYIEKGDSTLEDMIDSMDMGIMITDIQGLHAGINPTSGDFSLSSSGFLIEKGQISKPICQITIAGNFYKLLVNITAIGNDTKFSFPMMNYFGSPSIKLNSLTVAGN
- a CDS encoding TldD/PmbA family protein; protein product: MLNKSIIDDIFYMALSNGGDFAEVFIEDNATTEIATVGGCIENGMSGRDYGIGIRIFSGLNSVYVYTNDLSKDNLMKITEKASKAIKGNKRDLIVNFDKVVEPNVHKYKILPSDVKMKHKVELMKRATSAAKNYDDEISQVTVNYLDQEQNVLIANTEGIFVEDKRVRTRALILVTAEYNGQMETGYVGPGALMGLEFYDTIDIEDYAREAARTAKTMVHADYCPAGVMPVVVDNGFGGLMFHEACGHSLEASSVSKGISVFSNKIGEPIASNVVTLVDDGSIENSWGSLGVDDEGKKTQKNVLIQNGILKSYMIDKLNGRRMGMESTASGRRQSYRFAPTSRMTNTYIDNGSSTREEIIESTEYGLFAKYINAGSVNPATGDFNFSLSEAYLIENGKITKPVRGATLIGNGSKILQDVDMVGNNLEIGQGYCFAASGAIFIGAGQPTIRVKSMTVGGREDA
- a CDS encoding ABC transporter ATP-binding protein, whose translation is MNNENLIEVVDLKKYFSVGKDRTLKAVDNVSFSIKKGETLGLVGESGCGKTTCGRTVLGIYQATAGHVYYNGMDVHAMNREEKLKFKKSAQMIFQDPYASLDPRMTIGDIIGEGMDVHIKLSHKERQGKIDNLLGKVGLTSEHSARFPHELSGGQRQRIGIARALAVEPEFIVCDEPISALDVSIQAQIVNLLIKLQRELGLTYLFISHDLSMVKHISDRVGVMYLGSIVELASNHDLYEKPLHPYTQALISAIPIPDPVIEDKRNRIKLEGEVPSPINTPEGCKFMKRCVHAKEICGKITPELKEIEKNHFVACHLF